One Gemella haemolysans ATCC 10379 DNA segment encodes these proteins:
- a CDS encoding esterase family protein produces MNIENLSHYSGNLGREMVLNRYGHAGLPIVVFPSSGGTHNEYYDFGMIHACESFINEGKVQFFTLSSVDSESWLCDWKNGHDRALAHAQYEKYVIEEAIPFIKHKTGWFGQMMATGCSMGGYHSFNIFLQHPDVFGKVISLSGVYDARFFIGEYGNDELIYRNSPSDNIWNQNDGWFIDHYRNADIIVCTGLGPWEQDGLPSFYSLKKAFEEKNIPAWFDVWGEDVAHDWPWWRIQMPYFLDKLNL; encoded by the coding sequence TTGAATATAGAGAATTTAAGTCATTATAGTGGAAATTTAGGAAGAGAAATGGTTCTTAATAGGTACGGTCATGCGGGATTACCGATTGTTGTGTTTCCATCATCAGGTGGAACGCACAATGAGTATTATGATTTCGGCATGATTCATGCTTGTGAAAGTTTTATAAATGAGGGGAAAGTACAATTTTTCACATTATCAAGTGTCGATAGTGAATCGTGGTTATGTGACTGGAAAAATGGTCATGATAGAGCATTAGCACATGCTCAGTATGAAAAATATGTTATTGAAGAAGCTATTCCTTTTATTAAACATAAAACAGGTTGGTTTGGACAAATGATGGCTACTGGTTGTAGTATGGGAGGATATCACTCGTTTAATATTTTCTTACAACACCCGGATGTATTTGGCAAAGTAATTTCACTTAGTGGAGTTTATGATGCTAGATTTTTCATAGGTGAATACGGAAATGATGAGTTGATATATAGAAATTCGCCTAGTGATAATATTTGGAATCAAAATGATGGGTGGTTTATTGACCACTATAGAAATGCTGATATTATCGTATGTACAGGGTTAGGTCCATGGGAACAAGATGGATTACCATCATTTTATAGTTTAAAAAAAGCATTTGAAGAAAAGAATATCCCAGCATGGTTTGATGTGTGGGGTGAAGATGTTGCTCATGATTGGCCTTGGTGGAGAATTCAAATGCCATACTTTTTAGATAAATTAAATTTATAA
- a CDS encoding ATP-grasp domain-containing protein — protein MNYIVISPYYPHNFQKFSIELKNQGINVLGIGEEPYEQLDQRLKEALTEYFRVNSLDDVDEVKRAVAFLYHKHGHIDRIESQNEHWMELDAVLRTQFNVFGLKEHDLKKTKHKSEMKKYFEKAGVPVVPGFLVKKEGDIEKGVKKLKLPLIAKPDNGVGASATYKLKDKKDVENFKKEWDGNTHYFLEPFVDNSDIVTFDGLVDAKGNIVFYTSIVYYHTPLDLLNNNTLDWVYYIDKELDPKLVEYGKNAVKAFGMKERFFHVEFFKTKDDYIAIEYNNRPAGAFAVDVYNFAHSTDYFRVYAEVVNGTFNGLNVDQKYGLASTRRDYKDYVYSDEDIRNKYQDKLKAVLRMPEAFAELQGNTMYVLVSDTLEEMKEMERFVGKLK, from the coding sequence ATGAATTATATAGTTATATCACCATATTACCCACATAATTTTCAAAAATTTTCTATTGAGTTAAAAAATCAAGGTATTAATGTACTTGGAATTGGTGAAGAGCCATACGAACAGTTAGATCAAAGACTTAAAGAAGCATTAACTGAGTATTTTAGGGTTAATAGTCTTGATGATGTTGATGAAGTAAAACGTGCTGTTGCATTTTTATATCACAAACATGGGCACATTGATAGAATAGAATCACAAAATGAGCACTGGATGGAATTAGATGCTGTACTTCGTACACAATTTAATGTGTTTGGTTTAAAAGAACACGATCTTAAAAAAACAAAACATAAATCAGAGATGAAAAAATACTTCGAAAAAGCAGGAGTGCCTGTAGTACCAGGTTTCTTAGTGAAAAAAGAAGGTGATATCGAAAAAGGTGTTAAAAAATTAAAATTACCGTTAATAGCTAAACCTGATAATGGAGTAGGAGCATCGGCAACTTATAAGCTTAAAGATAAGAAGGACGTAGAAAATTTCAAAAAAGAATGGGATGGCAATACTCATTATTTCTTAGAGCCTTTTGTAGATAACTCTGATATCGTAACTTTTGATGGATTAGTAGATGCTAAAGGAAATATTGTTTTTTACACAAGTATCGTTTATTACCATACTCCATTAGACTTATTAAATAATAATACTCTTGATTGGGTTTATTATATAGATAAGGAGTTAGATCCAAAACTAGTAGAATATGGTAAAAATGCAGTAAAAGCGTTTGGTATGAAAGAAAGATTCTTCCATGTTGAATTTTTCAAAACTAAAGATGATTATATAGCAATCGAATATAATAATCGTCCAGCGGGAGCTTTTGCAGTAGACGTTTATAACTTTGCACATTCAACAGATTATTTTAGAGTATACGCTGAAGTAGTTAATGGAACATTTAATGGATTAAATGTTGATCAAAAATATGGATTAGCTTCAACACGCCGTGATTATAAAGATTATGTATATTCAGATGAAGATATTAGAAATAAATATCAAGATAAATTAAAAGCTGTTTTAAGAATGCCTGAAGCTTT